TGTGATGAAGACGACGAAGAGGTAAAAGTCGAATTCGAAGATGACGATGGTCCCAACTTTCATCACCGCCTGCGCTTGGGCTACACGACACAAGTATTCCCCTTCCTCGGACTTTCGGTGGGCGGAACGCTCAACTGGGCAACTATTGGCTATGCCGATAAAGTGTGGTTGAAACCGCGGGCTGAATACCACGACGACTTCGGCAGCGAAAAGCATGCAGGCCGTTGGTGGGCCGGTTTCTATGCCGGCATCACCGTGGGAAAATTCTAAAAATTAAAGTGACGCTTTCTACTCTTTCAGGTGTTACAATAGCAAATAAGGTTACCTTATTTGCTATTTTTAATTAGAACGCGAGATTTTGTTTGAAGCTTCAAATTTGCATTATCGTTTTGTTGGCGGCAATCGCTGCTATGGCGCAAGAGACCGCGTCGGATTCCCTTGCGCTTGATACCCTTGCTCCGAAGGGGATTGTCTTTAACGGCGTCGTGCTGGATTCCTCTTTTGCGGCAGACGAAAAGCTGAATGTTGAAATCCTGGAATCGGGCGAGGCCTTGCAAACGACTGTCGGTAAGCCCTTCAGTGTTGTACTCCCCGAAGATACACTCTGGAATATCTGCGTTACCAATTCCGACACGGCCGGTGCCGAGAAGGAAAAGTGCTACGAACTCAAGTACATTGGTGCGGAACGCCAGTTCTCGCAGGCGCTTGGCGAAGCTTTTGTAGACGATGCGTCTATGGATTCTGTCGCCCCTGCGGGGCTCCAGAATGACGGTTCTAATGCCGTTTCGCGCGACTCCGCTAGTGTCATTGCTCAAGATGGTCATCCTGGAGCGCAGCGACGGGATCCAGAGCAGTCCGCTTCGGATTCATCTGACAGTACCAAAGAGGATGTCAATGTCGATGCACTCCTTGCGGCGGGCGACAATTCCCGTGTGACCGAACTCAAGAAAGTGGTGGTACAGCTGCGTCGCCGTCCGAAGCGCAAACCCGGCGAATCCGTAGTTTCCGCGAAGTCCATCAAGCGTATGCCGGGGCTTGCCGAAGCGGATGTCATCAAGAGCATCCAGGCGCTTCCGGGCGTGGTCGCGAGCTCCGATTTCAGCTCCAAGATTTATGTGCGCGGCGGTGCCGCCGACCAGAACCTTTTCCTGTTCGACAATGCGGTGGTCTATTCGCCGGTGCATTTTTTCGGACTGTTCAGCACCTTCCTGGTCGAAGGCATAGACGATGTGCAGTTCTACAAGAGCGGTTTCCCCGCACAGTACGGTAACCGCCTGAGTTCCGTCCTCAAGATGGATGGCCGCGCAGGTGGCCAGGATACGGTCGACGAATGGTTCAGCAAGTCGAGCATCAAAATCAGCACTTTCGCTGCACAGGTCCATACCGAAGGCCATCAGGGACCCGTGCGCTGGATTTTTGCGGGGCGCACCACTTACATCGGCTATGTGCTTGACTTTTGTAACTACATCGGTCTTCTGGACCTGAGCCTGGATTATGAATTCACGGACTTGCAAGGGACCATGATGTATGATTTCTCCAAGGATACGCGATTCAAGTTCAGCTATTACATCGGCAAGGACCGCCTGAGTTTCGACCCGCTCTATATGGATTGGGGAAACATCGCCATTCCGTTCGGCATTTACCACCGTTTTAACGGGGACTGGGATTACAACGCGACGCTTGCCTTCAGTGAATTCTACCAGACCATGAAAATCGGCGAACTCATGTCGATTGAAATGTATCTGTATACCTTCGCCGGCAAGCAGTGGTTGAATTACCGCGGCATTCCGAACCATACGTTGACATTGGGTTACGAACTGGAATACGATTACGAACGTTACCAGGAAGCGATGGCGTCCATCAGTATCGCCGATATCCAGAAACCTTTCCACCATGTGGCCTACGTGCAGGATGCCTGGAAACTCGCTCCTGATTACCTGCTGCAATATGGCCTCCGCTTTAACTACCAGACGGCGGCGGAACATTTCGGCGTGGAACCCCGAGCCTCCTTGACGGTGAACCTCGACGATTCCAAGACGCTTGAGTTCTACGGTGGCTATTACTTGCAGTACCTGAATTCGATTGTCTACACCGACCAGGAAACTTTGAACGAATTCTATTACCCGGCAACGACAACTACCAAGGGAACGCATATCGATCCTGCTTCGTCGTGGCTGTTCGCGGCGGAATACAGCCGGCGTGGCATCCTTGACGATTACGATGCGACCGTGGGTGTCTATTACAAGACGCAGAACAATCTGAACACGTTCGTGATGCAGCTCGACAGCAACGAGGAAACGACTTCGTCCGATTTCGTGATGGCCGATCATTTTGGCACGGCGGACGGCTATTCGCTCGGCTACGAGCTTTCGCTGCGCAAGGATAAAGGCTGGTGGTTTGGCGGGATCAACTGGAGCCAGAGTATCAGCGTGATGCGCACCAACGACGGTACCAAACCGTACTATCCGAGTTGGCATCAGCCTTACGCGCTCAAGATGGACATGGGAATCAACTGGAGTGGCGGCGAGGATGCCCTCCGCAAGCACAAGAAAAAAGGCCGCTACTTCCGTTCGTCGGTCATCATGAAATATTCGGCGGGAATGCCTATCAGCGAATACAAGGGTTGCTATATGTCGCAGGAGCTAGGACACCAGCAGTATAGCGACGAGGTGGTGGTGCTGCCGGGAAGCCGCAATGCAGGCCGTCAGTCGGATTACTTCCGCATCGACGTGAAGGCGATTGATGTCGGCCGCGAAGACAGTTGGAACTTCAGCTGGACCATCATCAACTTGACGGACCACAAGAACATGTTCTACACGTTCTACGATACGAGCAAGAATCCTCCCGAGAAGACCGAGATTACGCAGTTCCCGTTCTTGCCTATTATGTTAAGTTTCGAGATGTATTTTTAAATAGAAGGTTTTTTAGTAGGAATGTTTAGTCATCCTGGAAGGAGTAAAGCGACTGACGGGATCCATGGTTGAAGTAAAGGTATGAATTCGGTGAATGTATAGAAGCTGTCATCCTGGAAGGCGTGAAACGACTGACGGGAACCATCGTTGAATTAAAGGTTTGGCTTTGATGAATGTATAGAAGCTGTCATCCTGGAAGGAGTGAAGCGACTGACGGGAACCATGGTTGAATTAAAGGTATGAATTTGGTGAATGTATAGAAGCAGTCATCCTGGAAGGAGTAAAACGACTGACGGGATCCATAGTTGATGAATAAGGCTGATTTATGAATTATTGGAGATTGATAAATAAAATTGATGGATGGCGGAAGAGCCTTTGTTCCCTTGCGGTGTTTTTCTTGGTGGCCTGCAGCGATTTTCACGGTCCGTGGGAATACACCCCGGAAGAACGTGAAATCTACACGGGCATTTACACCTACGGCTATGTGGTCGAAAACCGTAATGCAGAAATCTGCTTTTCGAAGGTCTACGAATTGGACGAAACTGCTGCAGAGGATTTCGCTTTTTACGATAGCGCCTATGTCACGCTGCAAGGTCGCTTCAATCGTTCGTTCC
The sequence above is drawn from the Fibrobacter sp. UWH4 genome and encodes:
- a CDS encoding TonB-dependent siderophore receptor, yielding MKLQICIIVLLAAIAAMAQETASDSLALDTLAPKGIVFNGVVLDSSFAADEKLNVEILESGEALQTTVGKPFSVVLPEDTLWNICVTNSDTAGAEKEKCYELKYIGAERQFSQALGEAFVDDASMDSVAPAGLQNDGSNAVSRDSASVIAQDGHPGAQRRDPEQSASDSSDSTKEDVNVDALLAAGDNSRVTELKKVVVQLRRRPKRKPGESVVSAKSIKRMPGLAEADVIKSIQALPGVVASSDFSSKIYVRGGAADQNLFLFDNAVVYSPVHFFGLFSTFLVEGIDDVQFYKSGFPAQYGNRLSSVLKMDGRAGGQDTVDEWFSKSSIKISTFAAQVHTEGHQGPVRWIFAGRTTYIGYVLDFCNYIGLLDLSLDYEFTDLQGTMMYDFSKDTRFKFSYYIGKDRLSFDPLYMDWGNIAIPFGIYHRFNGDWDYNATLAFSEFYQTMKIGELMSIEMYLYTFAGKQWLNYRGIPNHTLTLGYELEYDYERYQEAMASISIADIQKPFHHVAYVQDAWKLAPDYLLQYGLRFNYQTAAEHFGVEPRASLTVNLDDSKTLEFYGGYYLQYLNSIVYTDQETLNEFYYPATTTTKGTHIDPASSWLFAAEYSRRGILDDYDATVGVYYKTQNNLNTFVMQLDSNEETTSSDFVMADHFGTADGYSLGYELSLRKDKGWWFGGINWSQSISVMRTNDGTKPYYPSWHQPYALKMDMGINWSGGEDALRKHKKKGRYFRSSVIMKYSAGMPISEYKGCYMSQELGHQQYSDEVVVLPGSRNAGRQSDYFRIDVKAIDVGREDSWNFSWTIINLTDHKNMFYTFYDTSKNPPEKTEITQFPFLPIMLSFEMYF